In Leptospira harrisiae, a genomic segment contains:
- a CDS encoding chromosome segregation SMC family protein — MHLKSLSIVGFKTFADETEINFDPGFTAVVGPNGSGKSNIVDSVKWVFGEKSAKGLRGEKMDDVIFHGTESRRAAGFAEVSILFDNDDHFFNIDYPSVKITRRLYPDGENEYYLNDIRTTRKDIEKTLLDTGIGKSSYSILEQGRVDQILNSKPEERRAIFEEAAGVSRFKLDRKEATKKLDDTNQNLLRIQDIMNSMVKDLEVKEKQSEKAEQYFKLKSDLDESDKNLRFLKLRDFKRRMKKSDEDLLEIREKNKSILSLIQNETNLISEKETTKEAKEREIAEIDKKLFDHLSKSQIQKEKIAKNKTFILEYELRIGEILSALETENQATIRLEVEKRAIELENERQREIQSTLQEEIQSLESKRVSLELSIKEEEKSIEEKEGRIGENEKRHIILREKQKTVILELIQELENKKRESREGEEIRNADKADLLSDLNLYQNKLESALKNLESSMVNDGISNLKEIQLSRYSEKLTSFLKREDDFRNLLFDKDGILSKKESIDQEIEDLILENENLTRGIRDNQSNIILHRSHWEETRTHIVELEKKLLESNSRLENQQKEIAVLDERIGEIEKRILGAKEQESVIREKKDSLEKEVEVLEKEIEESYQEFLSMSRILESEKETLQSLVEEISGIKSNITKNQEVFQNLLPLLSEKERTSSALKVQIDSLVEELYNDYSLTDSELETERGGLELDQKAEERRLRSAKSEIQLLGSINPLAIEEYRNIKEIYEHNLKQKVDIESSKKDIEEVLKRINEESEKLFQETFEKIKQNFQETFSTLFNGGRATLELTEKEDSLNSGVEIMAEPPGKHVQNLRLLSGGEKSLTAIALLFAIYMVKPSPFCFLDEIDAALDEANKLRFCQILDRFKDKTQFIVVSHAQSTISRANAIFGVTNEEPGISKILSLRLDEAKSLSKQITQKTGTDN; from the coding sequence ATGCATTTAAAGAGCCTAAGTATTGTTGGATTCAAAACGTTTGCGGATGAAACAGAGATCAATTTTGATCCCGGGTTTACTGCTGTCGTCGGACCGAATGGTTCGGGGAAATCAAATATCGTCGATTCAGTCAAATGGGTCTTTGGAGAAAAAAGCGCCAAGGGACTTCGAGGCGAAAAGATGGATGATGTCATCTTCCACGGAACAGAGAGTAGGCGAGCTGCCGGTTTTGCCGAAGTTTCTATTCTTTTTGATAACGATGACCATTTTTTCAACATAGATTATCCATCGGTAAAAATCACTCGTCGTTTGTATCCTGATGGAGAAAACGAATATTATCTCAATGATATCAGAACTACAAGAAAGGATATCGAAAAAACACTCCTCGATACAGGAATTGGTAAATCCAGTTATAGCATTTTAGAACAAGGACGAGTGGATCAAATTCTCAATTCCAAACCGGAAGAAAGAAGGGCCATCTTTGAAGAAGCAGCGGGAGTTTCGCGGTTCAAACTGGATCGGAAAGAAGCTACAAAGAAGTTGGATGATACCAACCAAAACCTTCTTCGTATCCAAGACATTATGAACTCTATGGTGAAAGACCTAGAAGTCAAAGAAAAACAATCAGAAAAGGCAGAACAGTATTTCAAACTCAAATCTGATTTGGATGAGTCCGACAAAAACCTAAGGTTTTTAAAGTTACGAGACTTCAAACGTCGGATGAAAAAGTCAGATGAAGATCTGCTTGAGATCCGCGAAAAAAATAAATCAATTTTATCTCTCATCCAAAACGAAACCAATTTGATTTCTGAAAAAGAAACCACGAAAGAGGCCAAAGAAAGAGAGATTGCAGAAATTGATAAAAAGTTATTTGATCATCTTTCCAAAAGCCAAATCCAAAAAGAAAAAATAGCTAAAAACAAAACCTTTATCTTGGAGTATGAACTTCGGATTGGGGAAATCCTTTCAGCTTTAGAAACGGAAAACCAGGCCACAATCAGACTCGAAGTGGAAAAACGTGCGATAGAACTGGAAAACGAACGCCAAAGAGAAATCCAATCCACTCTGCAAGAAGAGATCCAAAGTTTGGAATCAAAACGAGTATCCTTAGAGCTTTCCATCAAAGAAGAAGAAAAGTCCATTGAAGAAAAGGAAGGTAGGATTGGCGAAAATGAAAAACGCCATATCATCCTTCGGGAAAAACAAAAAACAGTCATACTCGAACTAATCCAAGAGTTAGAAAACAAAAAAAGGGAATCAAGAGAAGGGGAAGAAATTCGTAATGCTGACAAAGCAGACCTTCTTTCTGATTTAAATTTGTATCAAAACAAATTAGAATCTGCCCTTAAAAATTTAGAATCATCAATGGTAAATGACGGAATTTCCAACCTAAAAGAAATTCAACTCAGTCGTTACTCAGAAAAACTCACATCCTTTTTGAAAAGAGAAGATGATTTTAGAAATTTACTTTTTGATAAAGACGGAATCCTATCTAAAAAAGAATCCATAGACCAAGAAATCGAAGACCTAATTTTAGAAAACGAAAACCTAACACGGGGAATTCGAGACAACCAAAGTAATATCATTTTGCATAGAAGCCATTGGGAAGAAACAAGAACTCATATTGTGGAACTCGAGAAAAAACTTCTGGAATCCAATTCTCGTTTGGAAAACCAACAAAAGGAAATTGCAGTCCTAGATGAAAGGATTGGTGAAATTGAAAAACGAATTTTAGGGGCAAAAGAACAAGAGTCTGTCATTCGTGAGAAAAAAGATAGTTTGGAAAAGGAAGTTGAGGTTCTAGAAAAAGAAATCGAAGAATCTTACCAAGAATTTCTTTCCATGAGTCGAATTTTGGAATCTGAAAAAGAAACCCTGCAGTCACTTGTGGAAGAAATTTCCGGAATTAAATCCAATATCACAAAAAACCAAGAAGTATTTCAAAACCTTCTCCCTTTACTTTCAGAAAAAGAAAGAACTAGTTCCGCACTCAAAGTTCAAATTGATTCTCTTGTGGAAGAGTTGTACAATGATTACTCTCTTACCGATTCTGAATTGGAAACAGAACGTGGGGGACTGGAACTTGACCAAAAGGCTGAAGAAAGAAGATTACGTTCTGCTAAATCCGAAATCCAACTTCTTGGTTCCATCAATCCACTGGCGATTGAAGAATATCGAAATATCAAAGAAATCTACGAACACAACCTAAAACAAAAGGTTGATATCGAAAGTTCCAAAAAAGACATCGAAGAAGTTTTGAAACGAATCAACGAAGAGTCCGAAAAACTTTTCCAAGAAACGTTTGAAAAAATCAAACAGAACTTCCAAGAAACTTTCTCAACACTTTTTAATGGGGGAAGGGCCACACTGGAACTTACGGAAAAAGAAGATTCTCTCAATTCCGGAGTGGAGATCATGGCAGAACCTCCCGGAAAACATGTGCAGAACTTACGATTGTTATCTGGGGGAGAGAAGTCTCTTACCGCAATTGCGCTTCTATTTGCTATCTACATGGTCAAACCAAGTCCATTCTGTTTCTTAGATGAGATTGATGCGGCTCTGGATGAAGCAAATAAACTTAGATTTTGCCAGATTCTTGACCGGTTCAAAGACAAAACACAATTCATTGTAGTTTCGCATGCCCAGTCCACGATCTCAAGGGCCAATGCCATCTTTGGAGTCACAAACGAAGAACCAGGAATCTCTAAGATCCTTTCTCTTCGATTGGATGAAGCCAAATCACTCTCCAAACAAATCACACAAAAAACCGGAACTGACAACTAA
- the plsY gene encoding glycerol-3-phosphate 1-O-acyltransferase PlsY — protein sequence MILAAILLSYLLGGIPVGYLLAKQVRGIDIREHGSRNIGATNVGRVIGWKYGIIALFLDALKGAIPVVAASYIESPYSLTTTEILLGSVAILGHTFTPFLHFKGGKGVATALGVYMTLVPIVTVCAVVIFFIVYKISGFVSLGSILATLSMPIWYFGTTKYIPDSEYHPVIFFVLVATFFLISYSHRENIKRLVLGKELRATQNAN from the coding sequence ATGATTCTTGCTGCAATCCTATTGAGTTACCTTTTAGGTGGCATTCCGGTCGGGTATCTTCTGGCCAAACAAGTGCGGGGGATTGACATCCGCGAACACGGCAGCCGTAACATCGGTGCCACCAATGTGGGTCGTGTGATCGGTTGGAAGTATGGAATCATTGCTCTCTTTTTAGATGCGTTGAAAGGTGCGATTCCGGTCGTTGCCGCCTCCTATATTGAATCTCCTTATTCCTTAACCACAACAGAAATTTTACTTGGATCCGTTGCCATTCTCGGGCATACATTTACACCTTTCCTTCATTTCAAAGGAGGAAAAGGAGTGGCCACAGCTCTCGGTGTGTATATGACTTTAGTTCCGATTGTAACAGTTTGTGCGGTTGTGATTTTCTTTATTGTGTATAAAATTTCTGGATTTGTTTCCCTTGGTTCCATTTTGGCAACCTTATCCATGCCCATCTGGTATTTTGGAACTACAAAGTACATTCCGGACTCAGAATACCATCCCGTCATCTTTTTTGTGTTAGTTGCTACTTTTTTCCTCATTTCCTATTCGCATAGAGAAAACATCAAACGTTTGGTGTTAGGTAAAGAACTGCGAGCTACACAAAATGCAAACTGA
- a CDS encoding Cys-rich protein, which produces MKKTNRLFSILVLVLFTGSIQAADFPKCKEACDKFYSCTVQVNPNASEEQKSTLKRGCEFNCNRPKYYNKIAGCLTGGDSCKAFSSCIMKEMQANK; this is translated from the coding sequence ATGAAAAAAACAAACCGTTTGTTTTCAATTCTGGTTCTGGTATTATTTACTGGTTCCATCCAAGCAGCTGACTTTCCTAAATGTAAAGAGGCCTGCGATAAGTTTTATAGCTGTACAGTGCAAGTGAATCCCAACGCTTCTGAAGAGCAAAAATCAACACTCAAACGTGGCTGCGAATTCAATTGCAACCGTCCCAAATACTATAACAAAATTGCGGGCTGTCTCACTGGTGGTGATTCTTGCAAAGCTTTCTCTTCTTGCATCATGAAAGAAATGCAAGCCAACAAATAA
- the der gene encoding ribosome biogenesis GTPase Der: MKGLPVVTIVGRQNVGKSTLFNAILRAQSAITENTAGVTRDVLQKTVERSEFKIPFTLSDTPGLDIENIDEISKEIIEIAFEHLRNSDLILHVIDHKDLRKYDHRLIELFKKDEILKDKMVLTLINKVDTEQDEYDLEPFYKLGLNELLPISALGRRNFDLLYQKINFFLPDKIKMPEDPYCKIAIIGKPNSGKSSLLNTFLGYKRAVVSDVPGTTRDSVSDQFYFQNQKLEIIDTAGIRRKSKTGESLEFYSYKRTLHSLGEADVVVLLVDAMKGLGEFDKKIFGEIQELGKPMIVAVNKWDLVPEKESNSWKHYKDRMEAKLSILKERPLISLSAKEKVRTHKLLESVVALYEKSQKKLTTRALNDWLSKWGGKNKVQKASNRPPKVYYATQVSQIPFKILFFVNDTKLFPSNILSFYRKSIVAEFGLDGLAVEIELRNRNEGKEGKE; the protein is encoded by the coding sequence ATGAAAGGACTTCCAGTGGTCACCATTGTTGGTAGACAAAATGTGGGTAAGTCCACACTATTCAACGCCATCCTCCGCGCACAAAGTGCTATCACAGAAAATACAGCTGGTGTGACAAGAGATGTGTTACAAAAGACTGTCGAAAGATCAGAATTTAAAATTCCTTTCACTTTGTCAGACACTCCTGGTCTTGATATTGAAAATATCGATGAAATCTCTAAGGAAATCATTGAGATTGCCTTTGAACATTTACGAAATTCGGATTTGATCCTTCATGTAATCGATCATAAAGATTTACGTAAGTATGATCACAGACTGATCGAACTATTTAAAAAAGATGAAATCTTAAAAGATAAGATGGTTTTAACTCTTATCAACAAAGTGGATACCGAACAAGACGAATATGATTTGGAACCATTTTACAAACTAGGGTTAAACGAACTCCTTCCTATCTCTGCCCTTGGGCGAAGGAATTTTGACCTTCTTTATCAAAAGATTAATTTTTTTCTTCCAGACAAAATCAAAATGCCGGAAGATCCGTATTGCAAAATTGCTATCATTGGAAAACCTAACTCCGGTAAGTCGTCGCTTCTGAATACCTTTCTCGGATACAAACGTGCGGTTGTGAGCGATGTGCCTGGAACCACAAGAGATTCTGTTTCCGATCAGTTCTATTTCCAAAACCAAAAATTGGAAATCATTGATACGGCCGGGATTCGCAGAAAATCCAAAACTGGGGAAAGTTTAGAGTTTTATTCTTACAAACGAACGCTCCATAGTTTGGGAGAAGCCGATGTGGTGGTCCTTCTTGTAGATGCTATGAAAGGTCTTGGCGAATTTGATAAAAAGATATTTGGAGAAATCCAGGAGCTTGGAAAACCAATGATTGTGGCTGTAAACAAATGGGATCTCGTTCCAGAAAAAGAATCCAATTCTTGGAAACACTACAAAGACCGAATGGAAGCAAAACTTTCGATTTTAAAGGAACGTCCCCTCATCTCCCTTTCTGCCAAAGAAAAGGTGCGCACACACAAACTCCTGGAGTCGGTTGTGGCTCTTTATGAAAAGTCCCAGAAAAAGCTCACCACCCGTGCCTTAAATGACTGGTTAAGCAAATGGGGGGGCAAAAATAAGGTGCAGAAGGCATCCAATCGACCTCCGAAGGTGTATTATGCCACGCAAGTGTCCCAGATTCCTTTTAAAATTTTATTCTTCGTCAATGATACGAAACTCTTTCCGTCAAATATTTTAAGCTTTTACCGAAAGAGTATAGTAGCGGAGTTCGGACTGGATGGCCTAGCGGTTGAGATCGAACTTCGGAACAGAAACGAGGGTAAGGAGGGCAAGGAATGA
- the glnA gene encoding type I glutamate--ammonia ligase, with protein MQFATPKFTSGKEVVEYAKKNGVIFYDFRFTDIKGMWHHVSYYVNSVDEETFKGIPFDGSSIARWQPINASDMQLHPEISTAFLDPFTADKTLVMFCDVWDIYKKQYYEKCPRSIAKKALEFMNKSGIADTAYFGPENEFFVFDSLRVRDEINCQYYELDSNEGIWNTHSEIPGTNNTGKINFNSGHRPGTKGGYFPVAPIDSQVDLRAEFVKTLEAIGMETFVVHHEVAQAQGEIGVKFGTLIEAADNVQKLKYIVKMVAHKHGKTATFMPKPLFGDNGNGMHVHISLWKGGKNLFAGDKYQGLSDFAFNYVGGVLKYARACAAFTNASTNSYKRLIPGFEAPSILAYSAQNRSASCRIPFVSGEKAKRVEFRFPDSTANPYLAFASLLMAGMAGVAEKIDPGPAREEDLFELSLDEIREKGIRQMPHTLREAMEEMLAQREIFKQGDVFTENFLQTYQHYKFETEIWPWEGRPHPYEFLTTYSC; from the coding sequence ATGCAGTTCGCAACCCCAAAATTTACTTCCGGAAAGGAAGTGGTTGAGTATGCCAAAAAAAATGGAGTCATTTTCTACGACTTCCGCTTCACGGATATCAAAGGAATGTGGCATCACGTTTCTTATTATGTGAATTCAGTTGATGAAGAAACATTCAAAGGAATTCCTTTTGATGGATCTTCCATTGCTCGTTGGCAGCCAATCAATGCTTCTGACATGCAGCTACACCCAGAAATTTCTACGGCTTTTTTAGATCCGTTCACTGCTGACAAAACACTCGTTATGTTTTGCGATGTATGGGACATCTACAAAAAACAATACTATGAAAAATGCCCTCGTTCCATTGCGAAAAAAGCATTAGAGTTCATGAACAAATCCGGAATTGCTGACACTGCTTACTTCGGTCCAGAAAATGAATTCTTCGTTTTTGACAGCTTAAGAGTTCGTGATGAAATCAACTGCCAATACTATGAATTAGATTCTAACGAAGGAATCTGGAACACTCACTCTGAAATTCCAGGAACAAACAATACAGGAAAAATCAACTTCAACTCCGGACATCGTCCTGGAACTAAAGGTGGATACTTTCCAGTAGCTCCGATTGACTCTCAAGTTGACCTCCGTGCTGAATTTGTAAAAACTCTAGAAGCCATCGGAATGGAAACATTTGTGGTTCATCACGAAGTGGCACAAGCACAAGGGGAAATTGGTGTTAAGTTTGGAACTTTGATTGAAGCGGCTGACAACGTTCAAAAGCTAAAATACATCGTGAAGATGGTGGCTCATAAACACGGAAAAACTGCTACTTTTATGCCAAAACCACTTTTTGGCGATAATGGTAACGGTATGCACGTTCATATCTCTCTTTGGAAAGGTGGAAAAAACCTTTTTGCTGGAGACAAATACCAAGGTCTTTCTGACTTCGCATTCAACTACGTTGGTGGAGTTTTGAAATACGCAAGAGCTTGTGCTGCGTTCACTAACGCATCCACTAACTCTTACAAACGACTCATTCCTGGATTCGAAGCTCCGTCTATCTTAGCATACTCTGCTCAGAACCGTTCTGCTTCTTGCCGTATTCCTTTTGTGAGCGGTGAAAAAGCAAAACGTGTAGAATTCCGATTCCCAGACTCAACAGCTAACCCATATTTGGCGTTCGCGTCACTTCTTATGGCTGGTATGGCCGGTGTCGCTGAAAAAATCGATCCAGGTCCTGCACGTGAAGAAGATCTTTTTGAACTTTCATTGGATGAAATCCGTGAAAAAGGAATCCGCCAAATGCCTCACACACTTCGTGAAGCAATGGAAGAGATGCTTGCTCAAAGAGAAATTTTTAAACAAGGTGATGTGTTTACAGAAAACTTTCTACAAACATACCAACACTACAAGTTTGAAACAGAAATTTGGCCATGGGAAGGTCGCCCTCACCCATACGAATTCCTCACTACTTACTCTTGTTAA
- a CDS encoding PP2C family protein-serine/threonine phosphatase, giving the protein MSSRKPDYGRYQHLESFIHLSKDAIWCYELDIPMPISLSLEEQMEYVWNHSVIRECNLAMAKFYGYHSVHEIVGKYLKDLVTLKSVFLLRKFIENTYQLENYEYIVELSDGNQRVFLMNSHGQVEDGHLLRIWGQQIEISSIRESEVKLSGLLRFSQIVTEVSKTFVHTKAEFVSDAIQFALEELGKYSRADRVFAAEISSDKQFLSVTHEWVLDGIPSLFSVGTKLPIAKMNPERLGILASDGVIHIADTQLMVDEPWHLDLFKRAEVRSILVVGLRDEGSVIGILGITTYEQIGNWSEETKQLLGLVAGFISQGLVRAKNEIKLMKKEKILQRFYSDVKEDLALAKLTQEAWVAKDFGEIQNVKIQSRFLPYDEIGGDLILYERLSEECIDIFFGDISGHGISSALVSGIAAVSFKKHSKLESSPSAILSAMHLELKTIIFKHHISACVLRLYPKERKVEFSFAGHPPVVFWKEDERVMKLVKDEMYPILLLDHWEGKTISKTFEPGDRLLLYSDGIYELEEETGGYIGLDVFLQELSEMISVSDTTDTLLKKMIANCLIDKERIIHDDIAVLFMEF; this is encoded by the coding sequence ATGAGTTCTCGAAAACCGGATTATGGCCGTTACCAACATTTAGAGAGCTTCATCCACCTTTCCAAAGACGCCATCTGGTGTTACGAGTTGGACATCCCCATGCCAATTTCCCTCTCCTTAGAAGAACAGATGGAATATGTATGGAACCATAGCGTGATCCGGGAATGTAATTTGGCCATGGCGAAGTTTTATGGATACCATTCTGTCCATGAGATTGTGGGAAAGTATCTCAAGGACCTTGTGACACTAAAGAGTGTTTTTTTACTTCGAAAATTCATTGAAAACACTTACCAATTAGAAAATTACGAATACATAGTTGAATTGTCGGATGGCAACCAAAGAGTTTTTTTAATGAATTCACATGGGCAAGTGGAAGATGGACACCTCTTGCGAATTTGGGGCCAACAAATTGAAATTTCTTCCATTCGTGAGTCCGAAGTCAAACTTTCTGGACTGTTACGATTTTCCCAAATCGTGACAGAAGTTTCCAAAACCTTTGTCCATACCAAAGCTGAATTTGTATCGGATGCCATTCAGTTTGCTTTGGAAGAACTTGGAAAATACTCCCGAGCCGATCGGGTTTTTGCAGCCGAAATTTCATCAGACAAACAATTTTTATCAGTAACCCACGAATGGGTATTAGATGGCATCCCTTCTTTATTTTCGGTAGGTACAAAACTTCCCATTGCCAAAATGAATCCAGAAAGATTGGGGATTCTCGCTTCGGATGGAGTGATTCATATTGCTGATACTCAATTGATGGTAGATGAACCTTGGCATTTGGATTTGTTTAAACGTGCTGAGGTTCGATCTATCCTTGTCGTGGGATTACGAGATGAGGGGAGTGTGATCGGGATTCTCGGTATTACAACTTACGAACAAATTGGGAACTGGTCGGAAGAAACAAAACAATTGTTAGGTTTGGTCGCAGGTTTTATTTCGCAAGGTTTAGTTCGTGCTAAAAATGAAATCAAACTGATGAAAAAGGAAAAAATCTTACAAAGATTTTATTCCGATGTAAAAGAAGATTTGGCCCTTGCCAAATTAACCCAAGAAGCGTGGGTTGCCAAAGATTTTGGCGAAATTCAAAATGTAAAAATCCAATCTCGTTTTTTACCATACGATGAAATTGGTGGTGACCTGATTTTGTATGAAAGACTTAGCGAAGAATGTATCGATATTTTCTTCGGTGATATTTCTGGTCATGGAATCTCTTCTGCTTTGGTTTCAGGGATAGCAGCTGTTTCCTTTAAAAAACATTCCAAATTGGAATCCAGTCCTTCTGCGATTCTTTCTGCTATGCATTTGGAACTAAAAACCATTATTTTCAAACACCATATTTCTGCCTGTGTACTTCGTCTTTATCCCAAAGAAAGAAAGGTAGAGTTTAGTTTTGCAGGCCATCCCCCAGTTGTATTTTGGAAAGAAGATGAACGAGTGATGAAACTCGTAAAAGATGAAATGTACCCCATCCTTTTACTAGATCATTGGGAAGGGAAAACCATTTCTAAAACATTTGAGCCTGGAGATCGTTTGCTTTTATATTCTGATGGAATTTATGAATTAGAAGAAGAGACAGGTGGTTATATTGGTCTTGATGTTTTTTTACAAGAACTCTCTGAGATGATTTCTGTTTCGGATACAACCGATACTTTACTCAAAAAAATGATCGCTAATTGTCTCATAGACAAAGAACGAATCATTCATGATGACATTGCTGTTTTGTTTATGGAATTTTAA
- a CDS encoding motility associated factor glycosyltransferase family protein produces MSQIIDPISSEIFERKPYLQNYFRNFASDLHWELGSAKKPGEYYVSLNGEPLSSSFSPLTQAIRLLDTYSLRSTDIVILFGLGNPHLIQKISETLAPGQIFILIGDDETLIPVIWDKILIPVLKIPGRHLFSGDAFFPLFFNYLESLPIERVSGLKVIRNPTDTNRNLVFRELEEKTQTVFSAKMSDLLTKFEFERLWIKNSIWNLVHVGKETPIRYPISSLREKFKGLTAVLVSAGPSLRKNLSWLQSVRDKVFVLSCDTSLKVLIKAGIEADGVVTLDAQTNSFFHFMGESLTQIPLFADLVSSPTLLREPMFQSVVHSVTAKYQVDAEGSLVREVTAGGELAEQVFHEVGDIQSGGSVATTAFDMLRYMGFTSVYFLGQDLAYSGREIHSTGTHHNEKWLTLINRKNSLERINEVIIRKRETRFVPRAGNEGSVLTDYVLDLYRHWFEESATTVTEMKLFNVNEDGAEITGIKSLSPEKAKENLNEIPNHNYPWKELPIWKINSKNKNGFENSQSNDTSRSKTNQGKTKNHKEIPSYLNPQGSENLYNRIQKDLEFMEEGLKKFEENTQIQSFQESDIWIWMREQSYLRRMVRKTEIYILRHKDLELVRKNQLMIQSIKKEIRYLKRSLYPMMDSFPEKG; encoded by the coding sequence ATGTCCCAAATTATCGATCCCATTTCCAGTGAAATTTTTGAAAGAAAGCCGTACTTACAAAATTATTTCAGGAACTTCGCATCCGATCTCCATTGGGAATTGGGTTCTGCGAAGAAACCAGGGGAATATTATGTCTCATTAAACGGGGAACCACTCTCTTCTTCCTTCTCTCCCCTAACACAAGCCATTCGACTTTTAGATACTTACTCCTTACGTTCAACGGATATTGTCATTTTGTTTGGACTTGGAAATCCCCACCTCATCCAAAAGATCAGTGAAACTTTGGCACCAGGCCAGATTTTCATTCTAATTGGAGATGATGAAACACTAATCCCTGTTATCTGGGACAAAATTTTAATCCCGGTTTTAAAGATACCCGGTAGGCATTTGTTTTCTGGAGATGCATTTTTTCCCTTATTTTTTAACTATCTAGAGTCCCTACCGATTGAACGAGTGAGTGGACTAAAAGTCATTCGTAACCCAACCGACACAAATCGAAACTTGGTCTTTCGTGAATTAGAAGAAAAAACCCAAACTGTATTTTCAGCAAAGATGAGTGACCTACTCACCAAGTTTGAATTTGAAAGGTTATGGATTAAAAACTCCATTTGGAATTTAGTCCATGTAGGAAAAGAAACACCTATTCGTTATCCCATCTCTTCTTTAAGGGAAAAATTCAAAGGACTAACCGCCGTACTCGTGTCAGCGGGTCCAAGCCTAAGAAAAAATCTTTCTTGGCTACAGTCAGTAAGAGACAAAGTTTTTGTTTTGTCATGCGATACTTCGCTAAAAGTCCTGATCAAAGCGGGGATTGAAGCGGATGGTGTTGTCACACTGGATGCCCAAACCAATTCCTTTTTTCATTTTATGGGAGAGTCTCTGACTCAGATTCCTCTTTTTGCAGATTTGGTAAGTTCTCCCACACTCCTTAGGGAACCGATGTTTCAATCAGTGGTGCATTCTGTCACAGCAAAATACCAAGTAGATGCGGAAGGTTCACTTGTCAGGGAAGTCACAGCAGGAGGAGAACTCGCCGAACAGGTATTTCATGAAGTAGGAGATATCCAATCGGGGGGATCAGTGGCAACCACAGCCTTTGATATGCTTAGGTATATGGGTTTTACCTCTGTTTATTTTCTTGGCCAAGACTTGGCGTATTCGGGAAGGGAAATCCATTCCACGGGAACCCATCACAATGAAAAATGGCTCACCCTAATCAACCGGAAGAATAGTTTAGAACGAATCAACGAAGTCATCATTCGCAAAAGAGAAACCAGGTTTGTACCAAGGGCTGGTAACGAAGGATCCGTTCTTACCGATTATGTTTTGGATTTGTATAGACACTGGTTTGAAGAGTCAGCAACCACTGTGACCGAGATGAAACTATTTAATGTAAATGAAGACGGCGCAGAAATTACCGGAATCAAGTCTCTCAGTCCAGAAAAAGCAAAAGAAAATTTGAATGAAATTCCAAACCACAATTACCCTTGGAAGGAACTTCCCATTTGGAAGATAAATTCCAAAAACAAAAATGGATTTGAAAATTCGCAATCGAATGATACTTCTCGCTCTAAAACAAACCAGGGAAAAACAAAAAATCACAAAGAAATTCCTTCCTACTTAAATCCCCAAGGATCAGAAAACCTATACAATAGAATCCAAAAAGATTTGGAGTTTATGGAAGAAGGACTTAAGAAATTTGAAGAGAATACGCAAATCCAGTCTTTCCAAGAATCCGACATTTGGATTTGGATGCGGGAACAATCGTATTTACGAAGGATGGTGCGTAAAACAGAGATTTATATTTTACGCCATAAAGACTTGGAACTTGTAAGAAAGAACCAACTCATGATCCAATCCATCAAAAAAGAAATTAGGTATTTAAAACGAAGTCTTTATCCAATGATGGATTCATTTCCTGAAAAAGGATGA